A single genomic interval of Bradyrhizobium sp. CCBAU 53338 harbors:
- a CDS encoding HypC/HybG/HupF family hydrogenase formation chaperone produces MCLGIPGRIVRIDDEARKLATVDVSGVKRQVNIACIVSEDHPPSACLGDWVLVHVGFAMSRIDEEEAAQTLKILTELGEAQAEIEAMKRSAAEPGG; encoded by the coding sequence ATGTGTCTCGGTATTCCCGGGCGGATCGTAAGGATCGACGACGAAGCGAGAAAGCTTGCGACCGTCGACGTCAGCGGCGTCAAGCGGCAGGTCAACATCGCCTGCATCGTCAGCGAGGATCATCCGCCGTCGGCCTGCCTCGGCGACTGGGTGCTCGTCCATGTCGGATTCGCGATGAGCCGGATCGACGAGGAAGAAGCCGCGCAAACGCTCAAGATTCTCACAGAACTGGGTGAAGCACAGGCTGAAATCGAAGCCATGAAGCGTTCGGCAGCTGAGCCGGGAGGGTAG